Below is a window of Lemur catta isolate mLemCat1 chromosome 11, mLemCat1.pri, whole genome shotgun sequence DNA.
cagGTCTGTGCTCTAAAACAGCATTTCTAGTCCACTTCCTTTACTTCCTTTTCCTTGTCAAGCAGTACAATGTAATTTGAGAACTGCTATAGAACAGGCAAActgttccttcttctttctttccctccctagCTACACCTTAAGCAAATCACTTAGCTTCTCAGGACTCCAGGGAAAGTCATGAGAACTGGTGTGGAAACACCATTCCATACCTGTCTAAAAAGAGGAGCTTTCAAGATTCAACTCAGATATGAGATGTTATTCCATGGATTGTAATAAACACAGGCAGAGAGTAAGACTGTTTCTGTCTAGCCCACACCACGCAGACACCGGACTGATCCAAGGTATCAGGGGAATAGTGAAAAGAGCACGGCATGGAGTCCGACCTCCTAGGTTTTGATTCTGGTCCGCTTCTTTCAaagtatgtgaccttgggcatattACTTAgcctcttgtgcctcagtttccttttgtgTAAAACGCAAACGCTAATTTGACCTCCATTATAATTGTTgggagagttaaatgagataatacacaaaAAGGATGGTAATTGCCTGAAGCCTTGGCACAAGGAAGCCTTCAGTAAGTGGAAtctatcattaaaataataaatgagaacaAAGTATTCCCACAGGGCCAATTCTCCTAAAAAGTGAAGtactaatgtttttaaaatgcttgccTGCAAACCCTCAAAGACAGTAAAAAAGTAAATGGAACAGTTTACTACTTTTTGAGGTGGCTTCATCATATCTGCTTTGACTGATGACAAAGCCCTGAACAAAGGGCATTAGAGGACAACTGAATGCTGTGCCTGTGTGCATggaaataaattcctttccagGAGGGTTCTGTTGATAACACCAATATCCCTACCTGGACCAGCTGTAGAAGGTAATGTAGAACATCATCGTCCTCCAAGCTCTCCAGTTTCTGAACTGCAATGGCTCTTACATTTTCATCTGAAAAGTTGCAGTCCAGGAGTTGCATCGTTAACCCAACATCCAAAGCACTTTGATCCCAGACCTCCCTTCTGGCTAACAATTGGTATGTTTTGGCCACAATTTCTTGCTGTCCCCATTTCACTGAGCTAAACAACTTAGGATACGCTTTGGGATGCTTAAGGCTTTCATATCTAAAATGCCAGAGCAATTCTTTGTCTTCTGCTGTGAGAGGGTTAAGTGGATCGGTTGCTATGATTGCCTCCAATTGCTTGCGAAGTTGGTTGGGCATTTCTGCTCGAACCCGGTCCCCTTCCGGGTCAGGGCTGGGCCTATGCTTAGGCAGGGCTATCGGGTGACAATAATTGTCCAGAAGAATGGAGATGGACATGGAGTTCTCCTTGTCTGGGTTGGTTGCAGATGTGAGCTTGTCGGCGCTGAAGCTCCCTTGGTCCTCTCCCTTCCCGGATATCTGCCACATGTGGAGAACGTATTCTCCACGGCGCAGGAGGAACCGGTGGTCTATCAGCAGCAGATTCACGTAATAGAGAAGCTGAGCTTTGCCCTTGGACTCAGAACCGGAAGTGTCTGCAGAGACCTTGCCGGACAGCGCTGGAGCTTTGCCACAGTAGATCTGGAGGTTCAGTAGAGCCCCTTTGGGCAAGTCTTTGATTTTGATACTGAACTCAAGCCACACATTCCAGAGCACCTCTTCTGTGAAGGGTTTGGGGCTGGTTCTCCTTTGGCAAAGGACTTGCTGCCCATGCTGGATGTTTGCCTCTACAAAAACTGTGAGGTCAGTATTCCGGGGCAGGACCGGGATATCAATGCCTCTGATCTTGACCCTAAACTTCCGGTCACAGTCCCACAGGGACACCGTGAACACACTTTCATGGTCTTTGCCGTGGATGGTCAGCTGCTCGTGGTAGCCGGTGACTCCCGTGCAGTCATCCACCAGCGGCCACTCTTCTTTCCTTACGTCATCCAGGGCTGGGTCCGGAGGCGTGTCAAGCACCAGGTGAATCTCTTCTCCATTCTTGAGGCAGTGCCTCACCCACTGGAAGTTTTTGATGGGCGTTTCACCCACCAGGTACTCATCCCGGCCACAGACCCGTAGCACAAAATCCTGTTCGTTCAGGCTCTCGGGGATGTCCATCAGGGACTTCTTCTTGGCCATCTTGGTGAAGAAGCTCTGGAGGATGGTGCCGGGGGTGTCCTCGGCCGAGACCTTGATGGTCTGGCTGGTGGTGCTGCGGTGGATGATGATGAAGATGCAGTTGTTGGCAATCTTCTTGGACAGGTACTCCGGGAGGGGCTTGGACGTCACCCAGGGGTGCATGGCGTAGAGCTTGGGGTCACGGCCGGCCACCTCGGCCATGCGCGGGGTGACCAGGCGGCGGCGCGTGAACTCGAGCTCGTCGTCGTGCACGTTGCTGACGTCAGTGACGTCGTAGCCAATGAGGGCGGTGAGCTGCCGCTGGAAGGCCTGGGTCTCGTCAGAGGGCGCGCGCCGCTGAACCAAGTAGATCTGGCCCGGGCTCCGGTGCAGCGCCTGCCAGTAACGCAGGCAGTCCAGAGTCTGAACCACCTGGTACTTGTCGTAGATCTCATACCACTGGCCCTTCTTCTGGTAGAGCAGGAGGAAGTGGTCCGGGCCGAGCCGGTGGTAGAAGTCCGCCGCCACGCTCGTCTCCAGCGCGCGCAGCCACACTTGGGCCTTCATCTGCTCCACGTTGCCGTGGCCCGCCACGTGCAGCAGCGCCGTCTCGGGGCTCTGGCTGTGGCGCTGGCTGGTGGGCAGCACGAACTCGATGGGGATGAGCTCCATGGGGGACAGGCTGGCCACCGCGCTCCGCGGCTTCATCCTCCGGCGCCTGCGGCCGTTGTCCTCTCTCAGAACCACGGGCTGTTCATAGTTCTCCAGCTCCATGCCCTACGCGACCTGCGAGTGGAGGAACAGAGGGCCTTGTCACCAGAAAGGCACTTCGTATTTCCCTGTGAGACAGCAGAAGAGAAGGCGCAGAGGAGTGACGTGCGCGTGAGGACCCAGAGGGACGAAGTACTTCAAGCTGGAGGCGCTACAGCCTtcagagcatgggctttggagtcagggcCCTTGAATGCCGGCCCCACCCCTCACTCTCTGGGCGACTTGCGCTAATTAATTAATCTGAGCCTGTTTCTCCTCTCTCAGATGGGTGAGTAATACCTCAGAGGGTGGAGGTGAGAGTTAAATAAAGTAATACTTGTTTAATAGCAGTGGTGGGTATGTGGGGGCTCACTGATCACTCTCTCTACCTTTGTATAGtttgaaacatttaataaaaaaagagatatgGAAAACAGTCatatagcacagtgcctgacatattaGTAATTGTTCTTAAGTATACTGAAACACATAGATGAGTAAAATAATACAGTTAAGGATCAAGTCTTAGTTTACAAGGTGCAACGTGAGGTGCTTAAATACTTCACTCTGTAAACAGACCTTAAACTTACTTCCTCTTTGTTCTGTCTCACACTTCTTGGAACTAGACACCTTACCCAACCTCTCTTCATGTTCCCTATTTTCAAACTGTCTGGACTCGGGATCCACTCCCTCCTCAATTTCCTgccttttttacttttcattttttttctttctatttaggaAAGCTAGACATTTCATtcataaaactcaaaaatatcaGAATTGGCAAGGTTGCAATCAAAACTAACTGCAGATACATAAAATTTTGAATCATGAAATGTATAAATGTTCTAGCTTAGGTTAGTGTCTAAGAGGAGGCATCCAAGCCTGTACTCTCCTAATATGAACATTCagggaattttaattttgtaccAGTTCTTTTGATCTGCCTCTACTTTAGACAGTCGAGGAGCCACAGGGCAGAAGGCAGGATTCCTAGACTCCAGTGACCTGCTGTTTAGACCCCAATCAATTATATAACTTCTTTTTTGctctaatattttcatttctatgacatgaattcataaatttattctcATTATTCACCCTTTCTACAAATGTTTAAGTATCTACCCTTCACAAAGCATTTAAGTATAAATGTGACACACTGCAGTAAGAAACCCTTCTAATGACTGAAATGCTAAAAGTATGAAAATTGAAAGATGAATAATAAAGTATTTGATTTTAGTATTTAGTATCAAATTTTGATTTTAGTATTTAGTATTTAGTatcaataaattataatacattatattcTAAATAAGAATCAactattgaaacaaaaattaatgttTCAGAAAATATCATTTACTCTCTTAAATGACTAATGTTAGTGAGACTCACAACTACTTATTTCCGTAAGAAATAATGGAGCATTCAATGTATATCCAAAAGGAGAGTTTGATTAAAAGATAAGAAAGGCAAGTTTCACTAGATCCAAACTTGTATTTAAATCTTGGTTTTACTTACTTTTAAAGTCAATATTCCCTCTCTTAAAATACTATGAAGTTATACTTAGTAAGTAAATGAAACCAGCTGTCCTAAAGAACTGTCTCTTGCAGCTTAAAACATTCATTTTGGTCTTTTGCTACCTTATATAATAACTGACAAAGATGAGAACTGTAAGGTATGTTAATATGGATAGTAACTTGAAATATGTCCAAATTTAGGCAACATGCAAATATACAACAGTAACATCTGCCTCAGTGATACCAAACAATCTTAAAGGATGCAGAAGAAAACAGGCTGACTAAATACTCACTGGTTTCCTGCATGGTTGAGGCTATGAAGCTTTCTCCTTTTATGAGAAGACGTTGGAAACACTGTAAGTACAGTAATCTCTAAGCATGCACTTGTAAGAATGTGAAGCCTGGATGGCTCAGGCTCCCGtgccctccctcttcctcccgaacaaaaacaaaaaagaaccgATGCACCTGCAAAACTCTTGCTGGAACCTTGTGGATATCCACAGTGTAGCTTGGACTAGACAGTGAAACACAGACGTACAGTGGTAGTATCATCTCAAGAACCGACAACAACAGTTCCAGATAAAAATATTCTAGCTGAGAAGGAAGTGTCACTATTCCGAGTCAGACCCAACAAAGGGCAAAAAATAGAAGGAAGCAATACCTGATAAAGCAGCGGAGGCGATGATGCTGAAGgatcatttgtttaatttttgaaaacaaaacaaattcaaacCTACCCAGTGTGCTTCTAAACTCTTCCGCTTTTTTGGGGCTCCCTTCATATCCAGATGCAGAGGAAGTGTTGCAGTTACCAGGAAGGAAGTTTTAACCAAGTTGATTATACGTGTGATTGCTCATTTTAAAAGTGTCAGAAATGCATTTCCTGTTATagcagagagagagcaagaacaTGAGAGTGAGCCGTgtttaccatattttttttttctctttgaactaatttttcaaaaattgtggGAGACTGagacaaattaaaactacatagATCCAAACCAAAAATACACATCATGAGACACAAATGCAATATTTTTGTAGCTAGTTCTAAGTATAAGAAAAGGCCTAACAGCCACAATATTAGACATCCGATTAGGGATATTTTTTTAACAGCCAAATTAAACCTATTCCCCTCATGGGAATTCAAATGAACCCTTGTTCATATACTGTAAATGATGGATGGGGGAAGAGAAACCTAGTAATACTGAGGACTGAGTTATCATGATGAATATTTTCAGAGACAAGGTTTGGGAGCTCACTTCCTTAGCTCTGCAagagatttctttattttttcagagcATTCAGGGCCCAAAATATCACTGGCTCAAACTGAAAGTACTGCAGCATGTGCATGGTATGTGTGTAAATGTGACATACCGCGGTAAGAAACCcttaaaataatggttaaaatactaaaagtattaaaattgaAAGATGAATAATAAGGtatttagattttaatatttagtatcGCTAAATTATACTACagtatatttcaaacaagaaatcaactattgaaacaaaaattaatgttTCAGAAAATATCATGAATGTTGAGGGTGGAGGCTTGCTGTGAGCAATGATTCATTGCCTGCAGACAAACTAGGAGGTTGCCTAGTATCAAGGGGAAATTAGGGAGCTGAAAACTGTCATGGCATCTAGCAGACAGAGTCACTGGGAGATGGTACCTGACTGCCATGGGGCAGTGAATACATAGAAAAGCCATCCTAAATCATTTTTTAGAGCAGCCCTGTGTTTTCCAGGTGACCTCAATTCCTTCTGGAACCTCCAAGCACACTCAGATTCTGAACCAgtgccccctcccctccatctcAGAGTTCCACATACCAGAGTTCATCCTCCTGCTCTCCAGCTAAGCTCCAGGGACAACAGGTGGGATGGAGTTACCTTCACAAGTCTCTTGCAGGTATGTCAGAGTTCCTCTGGATTACTCTGATGTCAAGATAAATAATTGCTTGATCTGATCTCTCTCTTTTCACATGGGCCTTTTGGGTCTTAACTTTTTAATAGCACTCTAGTAGTTGACATCAGCAGGCAAATCATGTAATTCAAAGGCTGCCTCCCAAATACTTAGAGGAGGCTTATCGGCTTCCCAAAGTATATTCCTATATAGGAATACTCCCTTAGGAGGTTGGCAACTTTAGAGGCCTCAAGGTTGGCCTTCTTGGTTGGTCCTGAGGGAAGACCACCACACTATAGCCGCCAAGCCATGATGTAGGAGCTTGCCAACCTGTGTTTTACCCAGAGTGTGTGGGAGGGTACCTGTGGGTAGGAGGCGTGGGGGGAAGGAGCCTTGAAGGTGGGAGGGCTGACCTCAGAGGAACCATAAGCAAGGCCAGCTCCATTTCCAAGACCGTTCAACAGATTTCTTCCCtgtcctggctccatcacttccAGGGGGCCAAGTCCCAATCTGGCactagacacacatacacattatgCTAGAAATACTAGACTCAGGCTCTGGCGTCTCCTTGCTTCTGAAGGAACTATTCAGCTAATTCGATTACGCAAAGGTTGTCTGTTCCATAACTAAACTTGCAGACACTTCAGGCTTTATTTGTGGGTTGAGATGAAAAGTACCCTGCTCTTCTCCAAATCTTAAATAGCCACTAAAATTTGGCTATATGTGGTAAATGTTCCCAGGGAGAAGTAATGGCAAAtgtttccttcctctgtgtgGATACTTCTTTGATGCAGAGGTATTCTTTACTAGTAAGAATATTTTATGCCCGGAATTTTTAGTGTAGAAAACTCCTAGACCTCATCATTATcctgttttattaatatgtttcttatttttcccttctgtgaaTCTGTAGACATAtaaattttgtttggaaaaaaagcATAATCAAAGAGTCTGACCCTCTATATCACATCCAACTATCACAGGAATGACAAGATAGAACAGATTAGGAAATAAGAACACAGTAGGAAGTATCAAAGATTATAAACAGATTAAGAATTAGTTGTTTGTTATGAGAAAGGCTCTTTGCCGTGGCCTTCAGAGAGATTATTTATGGTTtagttggaaaaacaaaacatgcacATGAGAAAACATGTGCAACGTGATAGTCTATACAGTCCAAATGGTTTAACTGTATTACGTACCTTTATGTAATCCAACAGTTTACTGGAGGAGATCACTTTgggtggaatttaaaaaaaattattttaaatattcagagaatattttaaatagtcaTAGGAGTGGATCCCCCAGCCAGAAGGTATTTGGTGATGGTGAACAGAGCAGTTCACTGAAATGGAGAGTTTGTGAAAGAC
It encodes the following:
- the PIK3CG gene encoding phosphatidylinositol 4,5-bisphosphate 3-kinase catalytic subunit gamma isoform isoform X3 translates to MELENYEQPVVLREDNGRRRRRMKPRSAVASLSPMELIPIEFVLPTSQRHSQSPETALLHVAGHGNVEQMKAQVWLRALETSVAADFYHRLGPDHFLLLYQKKGQWYEIYDKYQVVQTLDCLRYWQALHRSPGQIYLVQRRAPSDETQAFQRQLTALIGYDVTDVSNVHDDELEFTRRRLVTPRMAEVAGRDPKLYAMHPWVTSKPLPEYLSKKIANNCIFIIIHRSTTSQTIKVSAEDTPGTILQSFFTKMAKKKSLMDIPESLNEQDFVLRVCGRDEYLVGETPIKNFQWVRHCLKNGEEIHLVLDTPPDPALDDVRKEEWPLVDDCTGVTGYHEQLTIHGKDHESVFTVSLWDCDRKFRVKIRGIDIPVLPRNTDLTVFVEANIQHGQQVLCQRRTSPKPFTEEVLWNVWLEFSIKIKDLPKGALLNLQIYCGKAPALSGKVSADTSGSESKGKAQLLYYVNLLLIDHRFLLRRGEYVLHMWQISGKGEDQGSFSADKLTSATNPDKENSMSISILLDNYCHPIALPKHRPSPDPEGDRVRAEMPNQLRKQLEAIIATDPLNPLTAEDKELLWHFRYESLKHPKAYPKLFSSVKWGQQEIVAKTYQLLARREVWDQSALDVGLTMQLLDCNFSDENVRAIAVQKLESLEDDDVLHYLLQLVQAVKFEPYHDSALARFLLKRGLRNKRIGHFLFWFLRSEIAQSRHYQQRFAVILEAYLRGCGTAMLHDFTQQVQVIEMLQKVTIDIKSLSAEKYDVSSQVISQLKQKLENLQNSNLPESFRVPYDPGLKAGALVIEKCKVMASKKKPLWLEFKCADPTALSNETIGIIFKHGDDLRQDMLILQILRIMESIWETESLDLCLLPYGCISTGDKIGMIEIVKDATTIAKIQQSTVGNTGAFKDEVLNHWLKEKSPIEEKETYSILTLDTFLGITKVSWALIKRECHSC
- the PIK3CG gene encoding phosphatidylinositol 4,5-bisphosphate 3-kinase catalytic subunit gamma isoform isoform X1, giving the protein MELENYEQPVVLREDNGRRRRRMKPRSAVASLSPMELIPIEFVLPTSQRHSQSPETALLHVAGHGNVEQMKAQVWLRALETSVAADFYHRLGPDHFLLLYQKKGQWYEIYDKYQVVQTLDCLRYWQALHRSPGQIYLVQRRAPSDETQAFQRQLTALIGYDVTDVSNVHDDELEFTRRRLVTPRMAEVAGRDPKLYAMHPWVTSKPLPEYLSKKIANNCIFIIIHRSTTSQTIKVSAEDTPGTILQSFFTKMAKKKSLMDIPESLNEQDFVLRVCGRDEYLVGETPIKNFQWVRHCLKNGEEIHLVLDTPPDPALDDVRKEEWPLVDDCTGVTGYHEQLTIHGKDHESVFTVSLWDCDRKFRVKIRGIDIPVLPRNTDLTVFVEANIQHGQQVLCQRRTSPKPFTEEVLWNVWLEFSIKIKDLPKGALLNLQIYCGKAPALSGKVSADTSGSESKGKAQLLYYVNLLLIDHRFLLRRGEYVLHMWQISGKGEDQGSFSADKLTSATNPDKENSMSISILLDNYCHPIALPKHRPSPDPEGDRVRAEMPNQLRKQLEAIIATDPLNPLTAEDKELLWHFRYESLKHPKAYPKLFSSVKWGQQEIVAKTYQLLARREVWDQSALDVGLTMQLLDCNFSDENVRAIAVQKLESLEDDDVLHYLLQLVQAVKFEPYHDSALARFLLKRGLRNKRIGHFLFWFLRSEIAQSRHYQQRFAVILEAYLRGCGTAMLHDFTQQVQVIEMLQKVTIDIKSLSAEKYDVSSQVISQLKQKLENLQNSNLPESFRVPYDPGLKAGALVIEKCKVMASKKKPLWLEFKCADPTALSNETIGIIFKHGDDLRQDMLILQILRIMESIWETESLDLCLLPYGCISTGDKIGMIEIVKDATTIAKIQQSTVGNTGAFKDEVLNHWLKEKSPIEEKFQAAVERFVYSCAGYCVATFVLGIGDRHNDNIMITETGNLFHIDFGHILGNYKSFLGFNKERVPFVLTPDFLFVMGTSGKKTSPHFQKFQDVCVKAYLALRHHTNLLIILFSMMLMTGMPQLTSKEDIEYIRDALTVGKSEEDAKKYFLDQIEVCRDKGWTVQFNWFLHLVLGIKQGEKHSA
- the PIK3CG gene encoding phosphatidylinositol 4,5-bisphosphate 3-kinase catalytic subunit gamma isoform isoform X2, with the translated sequence MELENYEQPVVLREDNGRRRRRMKPRSAVASLSPMELIPIEFVLPTSQRHSQSPETALLHVAGHGNVEQMKAQVWLRALETSVAADFYHRLGPDHFLLLYQKKGQWYEIYDKYQVVQTLDCLRYWQALHRSPGQIYLVQRRAPSDETQAFQRQLTALIGYDVTDVSNVHDDELEFTRRRLVTPRMAEVAGRDPKLYAMHPWVTSKPLPEYLSKKIANNCIFIIIHRSTTSQTIKVSAEDTPGTILQSFFTKMAKKKSLMDIPESLNEQDFVLRVCGRDEYLVGETPIKNFQWVRHCLKNGEEIHLVLDTPPDPALDDVRKEEWPLVDDCTGVTGYHEQLTIHGKDHESVFTVSLWDCDRKFRVKIRGIDIPVLPRNTDLTVFVEANIQHGQQVLCQRRTSPKPFTEEVLWNVWLEFSIKIKDLPKGALLNLQIYCGKAPALSGKVSADTSGSESKGKAQLLYYVNLLLIDHRFLLRRGEYVLHMWQISGKGEDQGSFSADKLTSATNPDKENSMSISILLDNYCHPIALPKHRPSPDPEGDRVRAEMPNQLRKQLEAIIATDPLNPLTAEDKELLWHFRYESLKHPKAYPKLFSSVKWGQQEIVAKTYQLLARREVWDQSALDVGLTMQLLDCNFSDENVRAIAVQKLESLEDDDVLHYLLQLVQAVKFEPYHDSALARFLLKRGLRNKRIGHFLFWFLRSEIAQSRHYQQRFAVILEAYLRGCGTAMLHDFTQQVQVIEMLQKVTIDIKSLSAEKYDVSSQVISQLKQKLENLQNSNLPESFRVPYDPGLKAGALVIEKCKVMASKKKPLWLEFKCADPTALSNETIGIIFKHGDDLRQDMLILQILRIMESIWETESLDLCLLPYGCISTGDKIGMIEIVKDATTIAKIQQSTVGNTGAFKDEVLNHWLKEKSPIEEKFQAAVERFVYSCAGYCVATFVLGIGDRHNDNIMITETGNLFHIDFGHILGNYKSFLGFNKERVPFVLTPDFLFVMGTSGKKTSPHFQKFQIRKLRSRKVK